From Blastocatellia bacterium, a single genomic window includes:
- a CDS encoding DUF4920 domain-containing protein yields MKIDTHHRSALAVRLVAIILLLIGSVSHQLVTAQRKHQADARYQIYGAKPQLDSKPLTLAEALQPANLNKPIRIEAKIAEVCQMKGCWMVLVDGEHTVRVTFKDYGFFVPKNSAGRMVIVEGQVSETTISEAQARHYAEDAGKSKEEIEKIVGDQKGFTMVASSVMIRR; encoded by the coding sequence ATGAAGATAGACACGCACCATAGATCGGCGCTCGCGGTGAGGCTCGTAGCCATTATACTCTTACTGATTGGCAGTGTGTCTCATCAGTTGGTGACAGCCCAGCGGAAACATCAAGCTGATGCTCGTTATCAAATTTACGGTGCAAAGCCTCAGCTTGACAGCAAGCCGCTGACGCTGGCTGAGGCGTTACAACCAGCTAACCTGAACAAGCCGATTCGCATTGAAGCCAAGATTGCCGAAGTGTGCCAGATGAAGGGATGTTGGATGGTGCTCGTGGATGGCGAGCACACAGTACGAGTCACGTTCAAAGATTATGGATTCTTCGTTCCCAAAAACAGCGCCGGAAGAATGGTGATTGTCGAAGGCCAAGTCTCGGAGACGACGATCTCAGAGGCGCAGGCGCGTCACTATGCTGAAGATGCCGGCAAGAGCAAGGAAGAGATTGAGAAGATTGTCGGCGATCAAAAAGGTTTCACGATGGTTGCCAGCTCGGTGATGATCCGCCGATGA
- a CDS encoding TIGR00725 family protein yields the protein MNQQRHRQLVIGVMGAAQCDEKTYREAVEVGQLIARSGAVLLCGGGTGVMEAAAQGAKSEGGLTIGIMPGSNERESPPNPFIDVAIFTGMSDARNAINASSSDVIIAVGGGFGTLSEIALALKIGKPVVLLHSWRFEIEPPVSMANVHRAETPAEAVTLALQLAKS from the coding sequence TGTCATCGGCGTGATGGGCGCGGCTCAGTGCGATGAAAAGACCTATCGTGAAGCGGTAGAGGTTGGCCAATTGATTGCACGCAGCGGGGCTGTGCTGTTGTGCGGGGGCGGGACCGGTGTGATGGAAGCGGCGGCTCAGGGAGCCAAATCTGAAGGCGGCCTCACCATCGGCATCATGCCGGGGAGCAACGAGCGGGAATCACCGCCGAACCCGTTCATTGATGTGGCGATTTTCACCGGCATGTCCGACGCGCGCAACGCCATCAATGCAAGCTCATCCGATGTGATCATTGCCGTCGGAGGCGGATTTGGGACGCTCTCGGAAATTGCGCTGGCATTGAAAATCGGCAAGCCGGTTGTGCTGCTTCATTCCTGGAGATTTGAGATTGAGCCGCCTGTCTCGATGGCCAACGTTCATCGGGCGGAGACGCCGGCTGAGGCCGTGACGCTGGCTCTGCAATTAGCAAAATCGTAA